Within Methyloversatilis discipulorum, the genomic segment CCACTGCGCGACGCACTTCCTCTTCCACGCGCAGCGCGAGGCCACGCCAGTCCTGCAAGGCTTCCTGAGAGAGCATTAGCGAAGATTCCTGCTCGATTTATGGGTACGGGAAACGCGACGCACGATACAAGGTTTGCGTCCCGGCTGCATGCTGCAGCGCGAGGCACCTGTCTCATCGGATGAACCTCGTGGAAAGTGCCCGGTCGATCATGATCCAGACACCAACAACAGGGGGGAGCGATGAGTGCCGTGCCGACGCAGACCGCGATTCTTGGAGGAGGTTGCTTCTGGTGCCTCGAAGCCGTGTTCAACCGGGTTGAGGGGGTGATGCGGGTCGAGCCGGGTTATGCCGGCGGCCACGTGGACAACCCGACCTACGACCAGGTCTGCGCCGGCCAGACCGGGCACGCCGAAGTGCTGCGCGTTACCTTCGACGCCTCGCTGACCACTTTCGAGGCGCTGCTCGACGTGTTCTTCGCGCTGCACGACCCGACCACCGAGAACCGCCAGGGCAACGACGTCGGCACCCAGTACCGCTCGGTCGTGTTCTGCCACGACGACGCGCAGCGCCAGGCGGTGCGCGCCGCCATCGAGCGTCTGACGGCGGCCGGCACCTATTCCGCACCGGTGCTGACGCAGATCGAAGGCGCGGTGCAGTTCTGGCCGGCCGAGGATCATCACGTCGCCTATTACGAACACAATCCGCTGCAGCCCTACTGCATGGCGGTGGTCGCGCCCAAGGTCGCGAAGTTGCGCAAACTGTTCGCCGGGCGCGTCAAAACCCAGCTGCGCTGAGTACACTTCGTTCTTTTCCAACTTCGCGGGACGGACACAATGACTTCAAGCACCACCGAAAGCGGCCTTGTCATCGAGGACACCACGCCGGGCACTGGCCATGAAGCGGCATCGGGTCACGAGGTAAGCGTGCACTACACCGGCTGGCTCACCGACGGCCGCAAGTTCGATTCGAGCAAGGACCGCAACGACCCGTTCAGCTTCCAGCTGGGCGCCGGTCAGGTCATCCGTGGCTGGGACGAGGGCGTCACCGGCATGAAAGAAGGCGGCGTGCGCAAGCTCACCATCCCGCCGCACCTGGGCTATGGCGAGCGCGGCGCCGGCGGTGTGATTCCGCCGAACGCCACGCTGGTGTTCGAGGTCGAGCTGCTGTCGGTCATCCGCAATTCGGGCGAACTGGTGATCGAGGACATCACCGAAGGCTCCGGCCGCGAAGCGGTGCCCGGTCAGCGCGTCAGCGTGCATTACACCGGCTGGCTCACCAACGGCCGCAAGTTCGATTCCAGCAAGGACCGTGGCCAGCCCTTCAGCTTCAATCTGGGCGGCGGTCAGGTCATCCGCGGCTGGGACCAGGGTGTGGCCGGCATGAAGGAAGGCGGCGTGCGCAAGCTGACGATTCCGCCGCACCTGGGCTACGGCGCCCGCGGTGCCGGTGGCGTCATTCCGCCGAACGCCACGCTGGTGTTCGAGGTCGAGCTGCTGAGCGCGAGCTGATTGCGCCGTTTCATCCTCTGCGCCGGCCTTGCGCTGCTGGCCGGCGCAACGGCGCAGGCGGCGGACGAGGCGGTCGATCCGCCTGACGGGCAGGCGACGCCGGCCGAGGTCGACCTCGGCCGCCTGACAATCGAGGCGCCGGCGCTGCCCGAGCCGGTGCTCGACATGCTGAACACGCACGCCCGCTCGCTGAAGTTGCGCGAGCCACTCGACGGCGAGCGTGCGGAGCGGCGCACGCTGCGTCGGGTGCGCCGCGAAATGACCGAGCTGCTGGCCACCGAAGGCTGGTTCAGCCCCACCTTCGACATCGCCGGCGATCCGCCGGTGCTGCGCATCGAGCCGGGCGAGCGGACGCGCGTGTCCTCGGTATCCATCGTGTTCGACGGCGATCTGGCCGGCGACGGCGACGAGCGCGCCGCCCGCCGTGCCGCGCTGCGTGCCGGCTGGCGCCTGGCCGAGGGTCAGCCCTTCCGTCAGGCGGACTGGTCGGCCGCCAAGCAGACGCTGCTCGAAGACCTGACCGCGCGCGACTATGCCGCCGCCGTGCTGGGCGACAGCCGCGCCGAGGTCGACCCCGACAGCGCGAAGGTCGACCTCAGCGTGCGTGTCGACAGCGGTCCCGCCTTCCGCTTCGGCGACATCGAAGCGACCGGGCTGGCGCTGCACGACCTCGATCTGGTGCGCCGCTATTCCACGATCAAGCCGGGCGACCCGTACTCGACCGATGCCGTGCTCGCCTTCGAGCGTGCGCTGCTGTCGTCACCCTATTTCAGTTCGGTGCAGATCCTTGCCGACGTCGATCCGGCGCGTGCCGACGCCACACCGGTGCGCGTTGCCGTGACCGAAGCCAGTTCGCGCCGCCTGTCCTTCGGCGCCGGTCTGAGCAGCAACACCGGCTATCGCGGCGAGGTCGGCTGGTCGGACAACAATCTGTTCAAGCGCTCCTGGCTGCTCAACAGCGCGGTTCGGTTGGAGCAACTGCGCCAGATCGCCTTTGCCGACGTGATGCTGCCGCCGCGCGAGGACGGCTACCGCGACAGCTTCGGCGTGCTGGCCGAGAACGCCGACATCCAGGACCTGATCACCCGCCGCGTCGGCGCCGGCATCGTGCGGGCGCGCGTGAAGGGCGACGTCGAAATCCGCCACTCGCTGAGCCTGCAGCGCGAACAGCGCGAGATCGACGGCTTCGTGCAGAGCACGCAGCAGTCGCTGGCGCTGAACACTTCGTGGACCTGGCGCCGCGTCGATGACCTGTTCAATCCGCGCGACGGCTGGGTGCTGAACGCGCAGATCGGCGGCGGCGTGAAAGGCCTGCTGTCCGACGCCAACTTCCTGCGCGGCTATCTGAAAGGCCAGTGGTTCATCCCGGTCGGCAAGCGCGACCAGCTCATCCTGCGCGGCGAGCTTGGCCTGACCGGCGGTGTGACCGAATCGCTGCCGCAGGACTTCCTGTTCCGCACCGGTGGCTCGACCACCGTGCGCGGCTATGACTACCTCGAACTGGGCGTGCGCCAGGGCAGCGCCATCGTCGGCGGCCGCGCGCTGGGCGTGGCCAGCGTCGAGTACGTGCACTGGACGTCCGACACTTGGGGCGCCGCCTTCTTCGTCGATGCCGGCGACGCCGCCGACACCCGCGAGGACTTCAAGCCGGCCTTCGGCGCGGGTGCTGGCGTGCGCTGGCGCTCACCGGCCGGCCCGATCGCCTTCGACCTCGCCTACGGCGAACGCGAGCGTCAGTGGCGGCCGCATTTTTCGCTGGCCATCGCGTTCTGAGGCAAGGTGGTTTGACAAGCGGCCCGCCGATGCCAAGATGGCGTCCGGATAAGACATAAGAACACGAGGATTCCGCTTGAACGCCTTCATCCAGGCCTGTCGCCGGCATCTGTTCTGGGCTGCGCTGTTCAGCCTGGTG encodes:
- the msrA gene encoding peptide-methionine (S)-S-oxide reductase MsrA, which gives rise to MSAVPTQTAILGGGCFWCLEAVFNRVEGVMRVEPGYAGGHVDNPTYDQVCAGQTGHAEVLRVTFDASLTTFEALLDVFFALHDPTTENRQGNDVGTQYRSVVFCHDDAQRQAVRAAIERLTAAGTYSAPVLTQIEGAVQFWPAEDHHVAYYEHNPLQPYCMAVVAPKVAKLRKLFAGRVKTQLR
- a CDS encoding FKBP-type peptidyl-prolyl cis-trans isomerase, with protein sequence MTSSTTESGLVIEDTTPGTGHEAASGHEVSVHYTGWLTDGRKFDSSKDRNDPFSFQLGAGQVIRGWDEGVTGMKEGGVRKLTIPPHLGYGERGAGGVIPPNATLVFEVELLSVIRNSGELVIEDITEGSGREAVPGQRVSVHYTGWLTNGRKFDSSKDRGQPFSFNLGGGQVIRGWDQGVAGMKEGGVRKLTIPPHLGYGARGAGGVIPPNATLVFEVELLSAS
- a CDS encoding autotransporter assembly complex protein TamA, whose amino-acid sequence is MRRFILCAGLALLAGATAQAADEAVDPPDGQATPAEVDLGRLTIEAPALPEPVLDMLNTHARSLKLREPLDGERAERRTLRRVRREMTELLATEGWFSPTFDIAGDPPVLRIEPGERTRVSSVSIVFDGDLAGDGDERAARRAALRAGWRLAEGQPFRQADWSAAKQTLLEDLTARDYAAAVLGDSRAEVDPDSAKVDLSVRVDSGPAFRFGDIEATGLALHDLDLVRRYSTIKPGDPYSTDAVLAFERALLSSPYFSSVQILADVDPARADATPVRVAVTEASSRRLSFGAGLSSNTGYRGEVGWSDNNLFKRSWLLNSAVRLEQLRQIAFADVMLPPREDGYRDSFGVLAENADIQDLITRRVGAGIVRARVKGDVEIRHSLSLQREQREIDGFVQSTQQSLALNTSWTWRRVDDLFNPRDGWVLNAQIGGGVKGLLSDANFLRGYLKGQWFIPVGKRDQLILRGELGLTGGVTESLPQDFLFRTGGSTTVRGYDYLELGVRQGSAIVGGRALGVASVEYVHWTSDTWGAAFFVDAGDAADTREDFKPAFGAGAGVRWRSPAGPIAFDLAYGERERQWRPHFSLAIAF